One Geminocystis sp. M7585_C2015_104 DNA window includes the following coding sequences:
- a CDS encoding response regulator: MGEKTLKVLVIDDQVEITRLIKLSLETTKKWNVVVANTWQQAVDILVNQRVDVILLDYLMPEYTGEEFLQKLRELSLIVETPVIFLTARSSLEFEWQKTGAKGIIAKPFNPISLGNTIAAILEGK, translated from the coding sequence ATGGGTGAGAAGACTCTTAAAGTCTTGGTAATAGACGATCAGGTAGAAATTACTAGGCTGATTAAATTATCCCTGGAAACCACCAAGAAATGGAATGTCGTCGTCGCTAACACCTGGCAACAAGCAGTGGACATCCTCGTCAACCAACGGGTGGATGTAATCCTTTTAGACTATCTTATGCCAGAATACACCGGGGAGGAATTCCTACAAAAACTGAGGGAATTATCCCTGATTGTAGAAACGCCTGTAATTTTTTTAACTGCAAGGTCGAGTCTGGAATTCGAGTGGCAAAAGACAGGCGCCAAAGGCATAATTGCCAAACCATTTAATCCCATAAGCCTGGGAAACACCATCGCGGCAATTCTGGAAGGAAAATAG
- a CDS encoding response regulator gives MRILLVEDDIRLSKIIRDCLLPEAEVVDVLEEGGSVLDTVKKKDYDVVILDVLLPEKNGIDVCRELRRNEIEVGILLITALNNKKDKIKAFEAGADDYLLKPFDFQELILRVKALVRRNKKSKPQGEILTYGKLKLDPATRTVKFGEEELTLTRTEYHILKLFLEHPRQILEQDKIINELWEIDATPTATTLRSHIKSLRKKLQQAGLDRDFIQTVYGVGYRLKPSPPEEKQDNNTNDNSQQKLGLAIQQLWLQHQQDVIQDCQTLSLYIQGKHPHLSHQEAIRITHNLVGFLGSLGFTEASEICRQIENILKANQETITPQASRQILQLLTQLQATLFPTQDITAETTITSFPQSPSPTSKPQTYEILVVDENQKIANQLILFVEDPNVNFRFAHTPETAIDYVTRENFHVVILETFWQKVEGDVKAINDSILSTLARKQNTTPVVVYTQDDSIENRLYCSAYPISAFLSKENPIPTLWQQVENCLEKNKAVEKKHKILLIDDDKRFVDVLSYKLKTSGLPLEVDAMVDSEGFLDKIRKIKPDLMIVDVQMPKLSGLDICRIVKKDPMLSRIPFIFLTGNLTPSLVSQLIKAGGDDFISKSKMDVELYPRIVAQLRHLS, from the coding sequence ATGAGGATATTACTGGTGGAAGATGATATCCGTTTAAGCAAAATAATAAGAGACTGTTTACTCCCGGAGGCGGAAGTAGTTGATGTGTTGGAAGAAGGGGGGAGTGTTTTGGATACGGTAAAAAAAAAGGATTATGATGTTGTCATTCTGGATGTCTTGTTGCCAGAAAAAAATGGCATCGATGTCTGTAGAGAGTTGAGGAGGAATGAAATAGAAGTGGGCATTTTGCTAATTACCGCCTTAAACAACAAAAAAGATAAAATAAAGGCATTTGAAGCTGGCGCAGATGATTATCTACTCAAGCCTTTCGACTTTCAAGAGTTAATTTTAAGGGTAAAAGCGTTGGTTAGGAGGAATAAAAAAAGTAAGCCCCAGGGTGAGATTTTAACATATGGAAAACTGAAATTGGACCCGGCCACCAGGACAGTAAAATTTGGGGAGGAGGAGTTGACTTTAACCCGCACAGAATATCATATTTTGAAGTTGTTCCTGGAACACCCCCGACAAATACTAGAACAAGATAAAATAATAAACGAACTCTGGGAAATAGACGCCACCCCCACTGCCACTACCCTCAGATCCCATATTAAGTCCCTACGGAAAAAATTACAACAGGCGGGGTTGGATAGGGATTTTATCCAAACAGTATATGGCGTAGGCTATCGTCTTAAACCTTCTCCCCCAGAAGAAAAACAAGATAACAACACCAATGATAACTCCCAACAAAAACTAGGTTTGGCAATCCAACAGTTGTGGTTACAACACCAACAAGATGTCATCCAAGACTGTCAAACTCTTTCCCTCTACATCCAAGGCAAACATCCCCATCTTTCCCATCAAGAAGCCATCAGGATTACCCACAACCTAGTCGGCTTTCTGGGGAGTCTTGGTTTTACTGAAGCTAGTGAGATTTGTCGACAGATTGAGAATATCCTTAAAGCAAACCAGGAAACTATAACCCCACAGGCTAGCCGTCAAATTCTCCAGCTTCTTACCCAACTGCAAGCTACCCTCTTCCCCACTCAAGATATAACTGCTGAAACAACCATCACCTCTTTCCCTCAATCCCCATCCCCTACATCCAAGCCACAAACCTACGAAATTCTGGTTGTCGACGAAAACCAAAAAATCGCTAATCAACTCATCCTATTCGTAGAAGACCCCAATGTCAATTTCCGCTTCGCCCATACGCCTGAAACCGCCATCGACTACGTAACTCGTGAAAACTTTCATGTGGTAATTCTAGAAACCTTTTGGCAAAAGGTTGAAGGGGATGTCAAGGCAATAAACGACTCTATTCTTTCCACCCTGGCAAGGAAACAAAACACCACCCCTGTTGTCGTCTATACCCAGGATGATAGTATAGAAAATCGTCTCTATTGTTCAGCCTACCCCATATCTGCCTTCCTCAGCAAGGAAAACCCTATCCCCACTCTATGGCAACAGGTGGAAAACTGTCTGGAAAAAAACAAAGCGGTAGAGAAGAAACACAAAATATTGCTTATAGACGACGACAAACGTTTTGTTGATGTCTTAAGTTACAAACTTAAAACTAGCGGTTTACCCCTGGAAGTGGATGCCATGGTAGATAGTGAGGGGTTTTTAGACAAGATTAGGAAAATAAAACCAGATTTAATGATTGTGGATGTGCAAATGCCCAAGTTGAGTGGGTTGGACATCTGTAGAATAGTAAAGAAAGACCCTATGCTAAGTAGAATCCCCTTCATTTTCCTCACCGGCAATCTTACCCCTAGCCTCGTCAGTCAACTGATAAAAGCAGGCGGCGACGACTTCATCAGCAAATCCAAAATGGATGTGGAATTATACCCCCGAATAGTTGCCCAATTGCGACACCTGTCGTGA
- a CDS encoding pentapeptide repeat-containing protein translates to MEKILFKPHKQLQNQNLVKADLKGINLANACLRNSDLTFADLENANLSGADLTGCNLKCANLKGADLTNAILDNADLSYSQLNKANLAGIHARNAKFQNCHLNSANLEKAYLSHADFTQAALNNANLKGANLKHAIFQQAFLTGANLTDANLAEANLCDASLVATEFEMACFYNAQYNSKTLFPQNFDPQQRKMVFLQRNDITLADLLDILNHISKHSQRYLGMGLVAKYWKASQPDVNWCKQFTIDEKGNIAVNGNKNQYLDDFQIQWYRMWVKNYFKLCSHVINNFEDVIYNPLESECCHNRLLVYAYA, encoded by the coding sequence ATGGAAAAAATCCTCTTCAAACCCCATAAACAGCTACAAAATCAAAATCTGGTTAAGGCAGACTTGAAAGGCATCAACCTGGCCAATGCCTGTCTAAGAAATAGTGACTTAACCTTTGCCGACTTGGAAAATGCCAATCTCAGTGGGGCGGATTTGACTGGTTGCAATCTTAAATGTGCTAACCTAAAAGGGGCTGATTTAACCAATGCCATCCTAGACAATGCCGATTTGAGTTATAGCCAATTAAACAAGGCTAACCTGGCAGGCATCCACGCAAGAAATGCCAAATTCCAAAACTGCCATTTAAATTCCGCTAACCTGGAAAAGGCCTATCTCAGCCATGCTGACTTCACCCAGGCTGCCCTAAATAATGCTAATCTGAAAGGAGCTAACCTGAAACACGCAATCTTCCAACAAGCTTTCCTCACCGGCGCCAATCTGACTGATGCTAACCTGGCAGAAGCCAATCTCTGTGATGCTAGTCTAGTGGCTACTGAATTCGAGATGGCATGTTTCTATAATGCCCAGTATAATAGTAAAACCCTTTTCCCCCAAAATTTTGACCCCCAGCAGAGGAAAATGGTATTCCTCCAACGCAATGACATTACCCTGGCAGACTTGCTTGACATCCTTAACCACATCAGCAAACATAGTCAACGTTATCTGGGGATGGGATTGGTTGCCAAATACTGGAAGGCTAGCCAACCAGATGTCAATTGGTGTAAGCAATTTACTATTGACGAGAAAGGCAATATAGCCGTGAATGGGAATAAAAACCAATATCTAGATGACTTTCAAATCCAATGGTATAGGATGTGGGTTAAAAACTATTTTAAACTTTGTTCTCATGTTATTAATAACTTTGAAGATGTCATTTACAACCCCCTGGAGTCTGAATGCTGCCACAACCGTCTCCTGGTGTATGCCTATGCCTAA
- a CDS encoding CAP domain-containing protein, which translates to MEKVWRKTGLAVGLVGLGVSFLTAGGVTVAQKTNNWGEIVALENEVYFRVNQYRQSQNLPPLKRDRRIDVAARQHSENMANKIVSFSHDGFEQRVHSTRIKYRRAAENIAYNWNVPSPATEAVMGWINSPSHHRNMTGNFNLTGVGVAKNARGEYYFTQIFILTR; encoded by the coding sequence ATGGAAAAAGTGTGGAGGAAAACCGGTTTAGCCGTAGGTTTAGTGGGTTTAGGAGTTTCTTTCTTGACGGCTGGGGGGGTAACTGTAGCGCAAAAAACAAACAATTGGGGGGAGATTGTCGCTTTGGAAAATGAAGTTTATTTTCGGGTAAATCAGTATCGTCAATCACAGAATTTGCCCCCTCTAAAAAGAGATAGACGTATAGATGTGGCTGCAAGACAACACAGTGAAAATATGGCCAATAAAATAGTTAGTTTCAGCCATGATGGGTTTGAACAAAGAGTACATAGTACAAGGATAAAATATCGCAGGGCAGCGGAGAATATAGCTTACAATTGGAACGTGCCTTCCCCGGCTACTGAAGCGGTAATGGGGTGGATCAATAGTCCATCTCATCATAGGAATATGACGGGAAATTTTAACCTAACGGGGGTCGGTGTTGCCAAAAATGCCAGGGGAGAGTACTATTTTACCCAGATATTCATTTTGACAAGATAA
- a CDS encoding response regulator transcription factor produces the protein MTDVEKILLVDDDPGIRESVQAYLGCHDNWEVDVASNAEEAWEKIKQNTPDLIISDIMMPGVNGLQFLTQLRSDSRYRHLPVVFLTAKGMTSDRIEGYMAGCDAYLPKPFDPEELEAIVANLLAKKRDLEASQGSSLQIEELLRDVKDIKEKLTTNLPKRESEVKIELTPREKSVLDLVAKGMMNKEIAKALNTSVRNVEKYVSRLFSKTGTTSRTELVRFALKEGLTD, from the coding sequence ATGACTGATGTGGAAAAAATTTTACTGGTGGATGATGATCCAGGGATTAGAGAATCTGTACAAGCCTATCTTGGTTGCCATGACAATTGGGAGGTGGATGTGGCTAGCAATGCAGAAGAGGCATGGGAAAAAATTAAACAGAACACCCCCGATTTGATTATTTCTGATATAATGATGCCGGGGGTTAATGGCCTCCAATTTCTCACACAGTTACGCAGTGACAGTCGCTACCGTCACCTCCCTGTGGTGTTTCTCACAGCCAAGGGCATGACTAGTGATAGGATTGAAGGGTATATGGCAGGATGTGACGCCTATTTGCCTAAACCCTTTGATCCAGAGGAGTTAGAGGCTATTGTGGCTAATCTGTTGGCTAAGAAGCGGGATTTGGAAGCCTCCCAGGGGAGTAGTCTTCAAATAGAGGAATTGTTAAGAGATGTTAAGGACATCAAAGAGAAATTAACAACTAACCTCCCCAAGAGGGAATCAGAAGTGAAAATAGAGTTGACACCAAGAGAGAAGAGTGTTTTAGACTTGGTGGCTAAAGGAATGATGAATAAAGAAATAGCCAAAGCCCTTAACACCAGTGTCCGCAATGTGGAAAAATATGTTAGTCGTCTATTCAGTAAGACCGGTACTACCAGTCGTACAGAATTAGTGCGTTTTGCCTTGAAAGAGGGATTAACAGACTAA
- a CDS encoding YcjF family protein: MKLELSRNMVMGLPERKPILVVGSILFLVLWLGQQLDEIGLNFIVGLGIILFFFAKVPKRKSVSPSEQNFPLDFRSLSEKIEKIALKIDTLSKEIQEGENRGGGNEKIRIHKVFESQLQEIKNFLQRDYINVGILKANLTTNITDLAEKLKERLGKGIEIQVIEEYEGKEATVKQCENQDLLLVVFGEDLMASQKDLVRLLKEKWHNIIILFDDVNYFLPAEKVLVLESIKNSLANIVDNTEIITVSSREKITKVRRYLDETRYEEWEEKSVTNYQKLYESITLIINNKHHREKLILATAYRQAVSLENEVTTELNAIRRRKALRVIEKYQILAATTTFANPVASLDLLAAAAINSQMIMDLAKIYQQPLSLSQARQIAVRVVDLMLKLGIVEFSSQLITHILKTNIATLVATGIIQGVSAAYLTRVCGLTIVEYYQNNSETNSQEFNLQKIQEKMQEVFASLKNQDFLSRFVHKTSFLLQN, translated from the coding sequence ATGAAACTAGAATTGTCCAGAAATATGGTCATGGGATTACCAGAGAGAAAACCAATTTTGGTGGTGGGGAGTATCCTTTTCCTTGTCCTATGGTTGGGACAACAATTAGACGAAATTGGTTTGAATTTTATAGTGGGTTTAGGCATCATTTTGTTTTTCTTTGCCAAAGTGCCTAAAAGGAAAAGTGTGTCTCCCTCCGAACAAAATTTTCCTCTGGACTTCCGGAGTTTATCCGAGAAAATTGAAAAAATTGCCCTCAAAATTGATACCCTTTCAAAGGAAATTCAAGAGGGAGAAAACAGGGGAGGGGGAAACGAGAAAATAAGGATACATAAGGTATTTGAATCCCAACTACAGGAGATCAAAAACTTTCTTCAGAGAGACTATATAAATGTTGGAATTTTGAAGGCAAATCTGACGACGAATATAACTGACTTGGCAGAAAAACTGAAAGAAAGATTGGGTAAAGGGATTGAAATCCAGGTAATCGAGGAATATGAAGGTAAAGAAGCTACGGTAAAACAATGTGAAAACCAGGATTTGTTACTGGTGGTTTTCGGAGAGGATTTGATGGCAAGTCAGAAGGATTTGGTGCGCCTTCTGAAGGAGAAATGGCACAATATTATTATCCTTTTTGATGATGTAAATTATTTCTTGCCTGCAGAAAAAGTGTTGGTGTTGGAAAGCATCAAAAATTCCCTGGCAAATATAGTAGATAATACTGAAATCATTACCGTATCTAGCCGCGAAAAAATTACAAAGGTTAGAAGATACTTGGATGAAACGAGATACGAAGAGTGGGAAGAAAAATCGGTAACCAACTATCAGAAGTTATATGAGAGTATAACATTAATAATTAACAATAAGCATCACAGAGAAAAATTAATACTGGCCACCGCCTATCGTCAGGCTGTAAGTCTGGAAAACGAAGTTACCACAGAATTAAATGCCATAAGAAGACGAAAAGCCTTAAGGGTAATTGAAAAGTATCAAATCCTCGCGGCTACTACCACCTTTGCCAATCCAGTCGCCAGTTTAGACTTGTTGGCAGCTGCCGCTATTAATTCCCAAATGATTATGGATTTGGCAAAAATCTATCAACAACCTCTTTCCCTGTCTCAGGCTAGACAAATTGCTGTCAGGGTGGTAGATTTGATGTTGAAACTGGGCATAGTCGAATTCTCCAGTCAGTTAATCACTCACATCCTAAAAACTAATATCGCAACTCTTGTTGCCACAGGAATAATTCAGGGCGTGAGTGCAGCCTATCTCACCCGTGTTTGTGGTTTGACTATAGTGGAATACTATCAAAACAATTCTGAAACCAACTCCCAGGAGTTTAATCTTCAAAAAATTCAGGAAAAAATGCAGGAAGTTTTTGCCAGTCTAAAAAATCAGGACTTCCTCAGCCGGTTTGTTCATAAAACCTCCTTTCTCCTACAAAATTAA
- a CDS encoding UDP-3-O-acyl-N-acetylglucosamine deacetylase produces the protein MFKPFTVSGVTLHSGKTTRVKVLPAEEEKGYYFVRMDLPGKPIIKANIQSVTSTILSTELGEGNARIRTVEHLLAALWGCGVTGARIEVEGAEIPLLDGSALVWVEKLNSTNPSFPECSVAIKEPIWVGEGDSFCMALPCEEMRFTYGIDFPYPVLQNQWYTWYPQRESFQKAIAPARTFGFADQVAKLRDMGLIQGGSLENALVCDGNGWLNPPLRFENEAVRHKLLDFIGDLSLLGNIPRGHYIAYKASHHLHCELAKKIACLYPNRPLMMK, from the coding sequence ATGTTTAAACCATTTACGGTGTCGGGGGTAACACTGCATTCCGGAAAAACTACTAGGGTGAAGGTATTGCCGGCAGAAGAGGAAAAAGGGTATTACTTTGTAAGGATGGATTTGCCCGGGAAACCCATCATAAAAGCTAACATACAATCGGTGACCTCTACCATACTGTCCACGGAATTGGGAGAGGGGAATGCTAGAATTAGGACAGTGGAACATCTATTAGCGGCTTTATGGGGCTGTGGGGTGACCGGTGCTAGAATAGAGGTTGAAGGGGCAGAAATCCCGCTTTTGGATGGTTCGGCCTTGGTTTGGGTAGAGAAACTGAATTCTACTAACCCTTCCTTTCCTGAATGTAGTGTAGCCATAAAAGAGCCCATCTGGGTGGGGGAGGGAGATTCTTTTTGTATGGCATTGCCTTGTGAGGAGATGAGATTTACCTATGGTATTGACTTCCCCTACCCAGTATTGCAAAATCAGTGGTATACCTGGTATCCCCAACGGGAGAGTTTCCAGAAAGCCATAGCACCGGCCAGGACTTTCGGTTTTGCCGACCAGGTGGCCAAATTAAGGGATATGGGATTAATTCAAGGGGGTAGTCTGGAAAATGCCTTGGTTTGTGATGGCAATGGGTGGTTAAATCCTCCCCTGCGATTTGAAAATGAGGCAGTTAGACACAAACTGCTTGATTTTATCGGGGATTTAAGTCTACTAGGGAATATCCCTCGTGGACACTATATAGCATATAAAGCCAGTCATCATCTCCACTGTGAGTTGGCAAAAAAAATCGCCTGTCTCTACCCTAACCGTCCCCTGATGATGAAATAA
- the pdhA gene encoding pyruvate dehydrogenase (acetyl-transferring) E1 component subunit alpha, with the protein MYKERTVPAFDHSTVKITKEEALLLYEDMVLGRKFEDKCAEMYYRGRMFGFVHLYNGQEAVSTGVIKSLRLGFDYVCSTYRDHVHALSAGIPAREVMAELFGKETGCSKGRGGSMHLFSAKHNFLGGYAFVAEGIPVATGAAYQSLYRRFVLGEKDFDQVTVCFFGDGATNNGQFFECLNMAALWKLPIVYVVENNKWAIGMAHERASSQPEIYKKASVFNMEGYEVDGMDVLAVRDVAQKAIARARAGEGPTLIEALTYRFRGHSLADPDELRSPEEKEFWAKKDPIVRFSQYIFDYNVATKEELEAIDKKVDEIIEDAVEFAENSPEPSPNDLFRYVFADD; encoded by the coding sequence ATGTACAAGGAAAGGACTGTTCCAGCATTCGATCATAGTACTGTAAAAATAACTAAGGAAGAGGCCCTCCTGTTGTATGAGGACATGGTATTGGGGCGAAAATTTGAAGACAAATGTGCTGAGATGTACTACCGGGGGCGGATGTTTGGCTTTGTCCACCTTTACAATGGCCAGGAGGCGGTTTCCACCGGCGTCATCAAGTCTTTGCGCTTAGGTTTCGACTACGTATGTAGTACGTATAGAGATCACGTACATGCCCTGAGTGCAGGGATACCGGCAAGGGAGGTAATGGCGGAGTTGTTTGGAAAGGAGACAGGTTGTAGTAAGGGGCGTGGTGGCTCAATGCACCTGTTTTCCGCTAAACATAATTTCCTAGGGGGTTATGCCTTTGTGGCGGAGGGAATTCCTGTGGCTACTGGGGCGGCTTATCAGAGTCTGTATCGTCGTTTTGTCTTGGGGGAGAAGGATTTTGATCAGGTGACGGTTTGTTTCTTTGGTGATGGGGCTACCAATAACGGCCAGTTTTTTGAGTGTCTTAATATGGCAGCCCTCTGGAAACTCCCTATTGTCTACGTGGTGGAAAATAATAAATGGGCTATTGGCATGGCACACGAAAGGGCTTCCTCCCAGCCGGAAATCTATAAGAAGGCCAGTGTTTTCAACATGGAGGGGTATGAGGTGGATGGCATGGACGTTTTGGCAGTGAGGGATGTAGCACAAAAGGCTATTGCCCGAGCTCGGGCTGGCGAGGGCCCTACCCTCATAGAAGCCTTAACCTATCGTTTTCGCGGCCATTCTCTCGCTGATCCTGATGAGTTAAGATCTCCTGAAGAGAAGGAATTTTGGGCTAAAAAGGATCCCATTGTTAGATTTTCCCAGTATATTTTTGATTATAATGTTGCTACAAAAGAAGAATTAGAGGCCATTGACAAAAAAGTGGACGAAATAATAGAAGATGCGGTGGAATTTGCCGAAAATAGTCCCGAGCCCAGTCCAAATGACCTTTTCCGCTATGTTTTTGCCGACGACTAG
- a CDS encoding response regulator: protein MCAEYNVWEEKRETILVVDDVAENLTVLLEMLSKNNYDIRACRSGELALKSLNNFKPDLILLDIKMPNMDGYQVAEKIKSNPELADIPIIFVSALDDISEKIRAFKVGGVDYVTKPFQEEEVLARIATHLRIKKQEEMLKQEIEKRQLAELQLEKNNEELRRLNQDLQIFNRSLSHDLRNYLSVIIGAAVCLLNFYPLDEEVKNWVSTIHDKALQMNRLLESLLFLYVPMNELEKQPVNLSDLVLEIIQDLRGRKTGKKALIKVEKGLGAMANEPLLRVALENILINAWKYSSFREEIHLEFGKTYNWRPEAFYRLYPLQKSPPPEAFFVKDNGSGFELEKVQEIFLPLTRLRGDKERVEGYGLGLSIVKRIIESHGGFIWCDSVAGEGSIFYFTL from the coding sequence ATGTGTGCGGAGTACAATGTTTGGGAGGAAAAAAGGGAAACCATTTTAGTGGTAGATGACGTAGCTGAAAACCTTACTGTTTTGCTGGAAATGCTCAGTAAAAATAACTATGATATCAGGGCCTGTAGGAGTGGGGAATTGGCCTTAAAAAGTTTAAACAATTTTAAGCCTGACTTGATTTTGCTGGATATAAAAATGCCTAATATGGATGGCTATCAGGTAGCTGAGAAAATCAAATCTAATCCCGAATTAGCCGACATACCCATCATTTTTGTAAGTGCCTTAGATGACATCTCAGAAAAGATAAGGGCCTTTAAAGTTGGCGGTGTGGATTACGTAACCAAACCCTTCCAGGAAGAAGAAGTTTTAGCAAGGATAGCTACTCATTTGCGCATAAAAAAACAAGAAGAAATGTTAAAACAAGAAATCGAAAAGCGGCAATTGGCTGAGTTGCAACTGGAAAAAAACAACGAAGAGTTAAGACGGCTTAATCAGGACTTACAAATCTTCAACCGCAGTCTTTCCCATGATTTGCGTAACTATCTTTCGGTTATTATTGGGGCGGCAGTTTGCTTGTTAAATTTTTACCCCCTGGATGAGGAAGTGAAAAATTGGGTGAGCACCATTCACGATAAGGCCTTACAAATGAACAGGCTCCTCGAGAGTCTATTATTTTTATATGTCCCGATGAATGAACTGGAAAAGCAGCCGGTAAACCTGTCGGATTTGGTGTTAGAAATTATCCAAGATTTAAGAGGTAGAAAAACCGGTAAAAAGGCATTGATTAAAGTAGAAAAAGGTTTAGGGGCAATGGCCAATGAGCCTCTGTTAAGGGTAGCCCTAGAGAATATACTGATTAATGCCTGGAAATATAGTTCGTTTAGAGAGGAAATTCATCTGGAATTTGGAAAAACATATAATTGGAGACCGGAAGCGTTTTATCGTCTTTATCCCCTCCAAAAAAGTCCCCCTCCAGAGGCATTTTTCGTCAAAGACAATGGTAGTGGTTTTGAGTTAGAAAAAGTACAAGAAATTTTTTTGCCGCTAACTCGCCTCCGGGGAGATAAAGAGAGGGTGGAGGGTTATGGATTGGGATTATCCATCGTGAAGAGAATTATCGAAAGCCATGGGGGGTTTATCTGGTGTGACTCTGTGGCAGGTGAAGGGTCTATCTTTTATTTTACCCTCTAA
- a CDS encoding glycosyltransferase family 9 protein, whose product MRILAIVPGGIRDQILFFPTLESLKKKYPKATIDVIVEPRSKNSYTICPYVQDVLVFDFQDQNGLADYLNLLGMIKDREYELAITLEDDWIISFLLWLDGIPTRIGYKSNTSWFLNCTVPKKTEQYLPYMYHELLKPLHINTPCPPLSIHIPQDEINWATAEKSRLNLQDNDYILIHGGASVVTTSQGINKIYPVPKWQRIIDEIQRIQEMPIVLLCGPDDVDWTKELITLCPQVKVVAPPSMGKLAAIIGGARLMVCTDSAPMQLAIAQKVPTIGLFGPTQASQLIPPECDYAVGIQSFSRDITDIVPDQILEKVRQFLAHQEAVKG is encoded by the coding sequence ATGCGCATTTTGGCTATTGTACCCGGTGGGATTAGGGATCAAATTCTTTTTTTTCCAACCCTCGAATCCCTAAAGAAAAAATATCCAAAGGCTACTATAGACGTGATTGTAGAACCCAGAAGCAAAAACAGCTACACTATCTGTCCATATGTCCAAGACGTGTTAGTATTCGACTTTCAAGATCAAAATGGCCTAGCTGACTATCTTAACCTACTGGGGATGATCAAGGACAGGGAATATGAATTAGCCATCACCCTAGAGGATGACTGGATTATCAGCTTTTTACTGTGGCTGGATGGCATACCCACTCGCATCGGCTATAAGAGTAATACCTCCTGGTTTCTCAATTGTACTGTGCCCAAAAAAACAGAACAATATCTGCCCTACATGTATCATGAGTTGTTAAAACCGCTTCATATCAATACCCCTTGTCCACCCTTGAGTATCCACATCCCCCAAGATGAAATAAATTGGGCCACAGCTGAAAAAAGCCGCCTTAACCTCCAGGATAATGACTATATTCTCATCCACGGGGGCGCCAGTGTAGTAACCACCTCCCAGGGAATTAATAAAATCTACCCCGTGCCCAAATGGCAGCGTATTATTGATGAAATACAGAGAATACAAGAAATGCCAATAGTGTTGCTTTGTGGCCCAGATGATGTAGACTGGACTAAAGAGTTAATAACCCTCTGCCCACAGGTAAAAGTAGTGGCGCCTCCCTCCATGGGCAAACTAGCGGCTATAATAGGTGGGGCAAGGCTAATGGTGTGCACTGATAGCGCGCCCATGCAACTGGCTATAGCCCAGAAGGTGCCTACCATAGGCTTGTTTGGCCCCACCCAAGCCTCCCAACTAATACCCCCAGAATGTGACTATGCCGTGGGGATACAGTCTTTTAGCCGGGACATAACTGATATTGTACCAGATCAAATCCTGGAGAAAGTCCGACAGTTTTTGGCACACCAGGAGGCAGTTAAGGGATAA